In Nocardioides sp. W7, the genomic stretch AACCCGCGACGCCGTGCCCACCGGGATCATCCTGAGCGTGATGGGAGTCGTGGCGGTCGTCCTCTCGGACCTTCCCTCGATCTACACGCACGGGTCCGGCTTCGGCGACGGCGAGGGCCAGGGCGACCTCGGGGCGATGAAGCTCTACCTCAGCAGCATCGTCCAGGGCACGTTCCTCACCCTCGGTCTGGTCCTGCTCGCCGGCGCCGCGACCTGCTTCCTGCTCGCCCTCGTCCGACGGCGTCGCGCCTGAGTCGAAGACCCGGCTCAGCCCAGGTCCGGCGTCTCCCGCGTCACCGACCAGGCCCGCCCGTCGCGGACCAGCTCGACGTACCCGCCGCCACCGAGCAGCAGGTGCCAGGCGGTGGTCCGCGGGCGCCCGACCAGGACCGGCAGGGTCGCCATCACCGCGCCACCGTGGCTGACGACCAGGACGCTCTCGCCCTCGTGCCGGTCGGCGACCTCGGTCAGCACCCGGACCACGCGCTCGATGCTCTCCGAGACCACCTCGCCACCCGGGATGGTGGCCTCGTCGTCGCCGTCGACCCAGCGCTCGAAGACGGGGCCGATGACCTCCCGCTCACTGCCGCTCGTGCCCGCGAGCGAGCCCACGCCGTACTCCCGCAGGCCCTCGCGGACCGTGACGCCCACGCCCAGGACCCCCGCGGCGATCTCGGCCGTCTGCACGGCCCGCGACAGCGGGCTGCACCAGACCGCGGCGATGCCCTCCGCCTCGAGGCGCCGACCGAGCTCTCGTGCCTGGGCGCGCCCCTCGACCGTCAGCGAGCCGCCGTCGTCGGTGACCAGCTCGGTCTCGTACTCGGCGAGACCGTGCCGGGCCAGGAACAGTCGGACGACCACCCTCAGTCCAGCCCGTTGGCCCGGCGGATCACCTCGACGATGCCGCCCATGATCTCGGTCAGCCCGAAGTCCTTGGGGGTGTAGACCGCCGCCACTCCGCCCTCGCGCAGCTTGCGGGCGTCGGAGTCGGGGATGATCCCGCCGACGATCACCGGCACGTCGTCGAGACCGGCGGCCCGCAGCCCGTCGAGCACGGCGGGCACCAGCTCCATGTGCGAGCCGGAGAGGATCGAGAGTCCGACGCAGTGCACGTCCTCGGCCACCGCGGCCGAGACGATCTGCTCGGGGGTGAGCCGGATCCCCTGGTAGACGACCTCGAAGCCCGCGTCCCGAGCGCGTACGGCGACCTGCTCGGCACCGTTGCTGTGCCCGTCCAGGCCGGGCTTGCCCACCAGCAGTCGCAGCCGGCCGCCCTTGTTCCCGGCCAGCTCCTCACCCGTCTGCCGCACCCGCTCGCGGACCGCGGTCAGGTCGGCGCCGGCGTCTGCGACCCCGACGGCGCCGCTGACCCCGGTGGGGGCCCGGAACTCGCCGAAGACCTCGCGGAGAACGCCCGCCCACTCCCCCGTGGTCGCGCCCGCCCGGGCGGCGACCAGCGTGGCGGCCATCAGGTTGGCGTCGGTCTTGGCGGCCTCGGCCAGCGTGGCCAGGGCGGCGGCGACCTCGTCCTCGTCACGCTCGGCCTTCCAGGCCTCGACGCTGGCGATCGCGGTCCGCTCGGCCTCCGGGTCGGCCGCCATGATCGCGCCGTCGAGGTCGGCGGTCAGCGGGCTCGGCTCGGTGGTGTCGAACCTGTTGACGCCCACGATGATCTCGTCCCCGGACTCGATACGGCCCCGGCGGACGGCGTGGCTGGAGACCAGCTCCTGCTTCATGTAGCCCGACTCGACGGCCGCGATGGCGCCGCCCATCGCCTGGACCCGGTCGATCTCCGCCTTCGCACCCTCGACCAGCTCGGCGACCTTGGCCGCGATGACGTGCGAGCCGTCGAAAATGTCGTCGTACTCCAGCAGGTCGGACTCGAAGGCCAGCACCTGCTGCATCCGCAGCGACCACTGCTGGTCCCACGGACGCGGCAGGCCCAGCGCCTCGTTCCAGGCGGGCAGCTGCAGGGCACGCGCCCGGGCGTTCTTCGAGAGCGTGACACCGAGCATCTCCAGCACGATCCGCTGGACGTTGTTCTCCGGCTGGGCCTCGGTCAGGCCGAGCGAGTTGACCTGCACGCCGTACCGGAAGCGCCGCATCTTGGGGTCCTGCACGCCGTACCGCTCGGCCGTGATCTCTTCCCAGAGCTGGACGAAGGCCCGCATCTTGCAGGTCTCCTCGACGAACCGGACACCGGCGTTGACGAAGAACGAGATCCGCCCGACGACCTTCTCGAAGTCGGCCTCGTCGACCTGCCCGGAGGCCCTGACCTGGTCGAGCACGGCGATCGCGGTGCACAGCGCGTAGGCGAGCTCCTGCGTCGGCGTCGCACCGGCCTCCTGCAGGTGGTAGCTGCAGATGTTGATCGGGTTCCACTTCGGGATCTGGTGGACCGTGTAGGCGATCATGTCGCCGATCAGGCGCAGCGAGTGCTCGGGCGGGAAGACGTAGGTCCCCCGTGAGAGGTACTCCTTGATGATGTCGTTCTGGGTGGTGCCGGCCAGGGTGGCCGCGACCTCCTCCGGCGTCAGGTCCGGGTACTGCTCCTCGGCCACGACCTGGTACATCGCGAGCAGCCACATGGCCGTCGCGTTGATGGTCATCGAGGTGTTCATCTCGCCGAGCGGGATGTCGGCGAAGAGCTTGCGCATCTCGCCCAGGTGCGGGACCGGTACGCCGACCTTGCCGACCTCGCCGCGGGCCATCACCGAGTCGGGGTCGTAGCCCGTCTGCGTCGGCAGGTCGAAGGCGACCGAGAGACCGGTCTGACCCTTGGCCAGGTTGGTGCGGTACAGCGCGTTGGACGCCTCTGCGGTCGAGTGCCCCGCGTAGGTGCGCATCACCCAGGGACGGTCACGAACCGGTCGGGCCTTGTCGCTCATGGGACGAGAGTAGGACCAAGGCTACCGATTGGTAACCGCCCCGAGTGTGGTCAATCCGACACCTCAAGCCGTCGCCGCGGCGCGCTCGACCTCGAGCACGCGGATCAACCGGGACATGTGCAGCATCCGGCGGACGGCGGGGCGGCAGCCGCGCAGCGTGAGCCGGTGACCGTCGCGGACGGCCTGGCGGGTGGCGACGGCGAGGACCTTCAATGCCGTGAGGTCGATCGTCTCGACCCCGGTCAGGTCCACGACCACATCGCCGTCGTGCTGGGCCAGCAGCTCGTAGAGCGCGTTGCGGACCTCCATCGTGCTCCGGCCGTCGAACGCGCCGGACAGCACCAGCACGGGTCCGTCCGTCGTGATGTCCATCGCTGCCTTCCTGGAGTACGTCAGGTGGATCTTTACCCACAATGACGCGCCAGAGGCCCGTTCGGTTGCAGGGAATACCGAACTTTCTCTCCCGTGTCGGTGATGACTTCTTCAACCACCGACGTCGATACCCTCGACGCATGGTCAACCTCACCCGGATCTACACGCGCACCGGCGACGGCGGGGAGACCCGTCTCGGCGACATGAGCACCACCACGAAGAACGACCTGCGGCTGCACGCCTACGCCGACGTCGACGAGGCCAACGCGACGATCGGGCTCGCGCTCGCCGGCGGCGGGATCGAGGACGACGTGGTCGCGTTGCTCACGCGCGTTCAGAACGACCTCTTCGACGTGGGCGCCGACTTCTGCACGCCCGTGGTCCCCGACCCGGAGTACCCGCCGCTGCGCATCGAGCAGGAGTACGTCGACCGCCTCGAAGGCTGGTGCGACCAGTACAACGAGAGCCTGGCCGCGCTGCGCTCGTTCATCCTCAACGGCGGTACGCCGGCCGCCGCGCACCTGCACGTCGCGCGCACCGTCGTACGTCGCGCGGAACGGTCGGCCTGGGCCGCCTTCGAGGAGCACCACGAGACCATGAACAAGGTCGCGATCGCCTACCTCAACCGGCTCTCCGACCTGCTGTTCATCCTGGCCCGCCACGCCAACCGGGCGCAGGGCGACGTGCTGTGGGTGCCCGGCGGCGAGCGGGGCTGAGCTGGGCAGGTCGGCCAGGCCGAGCGCGCTGCTGGGTTCGCCCTGGCTGCTCCAACTTGTTCCAAGTCGAAGCAGGACTTGGAACAAGTCACTGTTCTCCAAGTTTCCCACGTCCCGGTCCCCCCTCCGCCGTACGGGCCAGATCCCGGCCTGAGGGCCGACGCAGGTGAGTTCCTCGGTGCCTACTCGGCACTCCCCGAGCACGATCGCCCCTACCTCGCCTGGGATGACTTCCGATTCCGGGCGTCCACCGGTGTCGAGGTGTCTCCCGAACAGCAGCGGTCGCTGATCAGGTTCCGCCGACACGCTTCGGCGCGGAGCCTCACGCAGCTTCGCGACCGGGACGGCCACGCCTTCGACTACGTGCTGGCCGACCAGATCCTGGAACTGCTCGACCACATCAGCGCGACCGCGAAAGGGCAGATCGCCATGGCCGAGGCGGTCACCAATCCGAGCACCCGCGACCGGTACATCGTGAGCTCTCTCATCGAGGAGGCGATCGCCTCCAGCCAGCTCGAGGGCGCTTCGACGACAAGACGCGTTGCCAAGCAGATGATCACCAGCGGACGCTCGCCCCGCGATCGCAGCGAGCGGATGATCCTCAACAACTTCGTGGCCATGCAGCGCGTGCGAGAGTTGCGCGACCAGGACCTGAACCCGGCGCTGGTGTGCGAGATTCAGCGGATCGTCACCGACGGCACGCAAGGATCTCGCCGATCTCGCTGATCGTGACCTGTTCGTACGACGGCGCGAGGGGAAGCACTTCGCCTGGTATCCGGCGCCCGACCTCGCCGCTCGCCTCGACTGACCTCCTGCTCCAAGGTTTGGAGCAACTTGGAGCAACTTGGTGTTGCCCCTAGGACTCCGCCCGGTCCGCGTGGCCCAGCGACTTCTCGGGCGCGACCAGGTCGCGCACCCGCCGCTTCAGCTCGGTGATCTCGGGGAAGCCGCCGTCGCGCTTGCGGTTCCACACCGGCTCCCCGTCGACGTCGATGCGGAACACGCCCCCGGTGGTCGGCGCGAGGGCCACCTCCCCGAGCTCGTCGGCGAAGGTGGTCAGCAGCTCGCCGGCGTACCACTGCGCGCGCAGCAGCCATCGGCACTGGGTGCAGTAGGTGATCAGGACGCGGGGCGCGGGCATGGCGTCATTGTCCGCCATCGGGCCCGGTGCGCGCCGCGCTGGCGCTGAGTGCGGCGGGGACCATCAGCACCGCGACGACGAGCAGCGCCTCGAGCGTGCCGACGTGGTCGCCGACGACCCCGAGCAGCGGCGGTCCGGCGAGGAACGCGGTGTAGCCGATCGTCGAGACGACGCTGACCCGGGCGGCCGAGCGGGCCCGGTCGTCGGCCGCCGCGCTCATGCCGACCGGGAAGCCCAGCGAGGCGCCGAGCCCCCAGACCAGGATGCCGAGCGCGACCAGCAGCGGATGCTGGCCCAGCACCACCAGCGCGATCCCGGCCACGGCCGCGACCGCGGTCAGCCGCAGCACCGGGACCCGGCCGAACCGGTCCAGGACGACCGGCCCCAACAGCCGTCCGGCGGTCATCGCACAGACGAACAGCGAGAAGCCGGCGACGCCGACCCAGTGCCGGGCGTCGTACCCGTCGATGAGCGCGAGGGCGAGCCAGTCGTTGGCCGTGCCCTCGACGAGCGCGAAGGCCAGCACCATCGCGCCGATGGCCAGGGTGCGCGGCTCCGCCCAGGCCGAGGCGGCGCGACCGGCCGACTCGCCCGGCTCCGGCTCGGCGGGCAGGAACGACCGGGAGGTGAGGACCGCCAGGCTCAGCGCGACCGCGGCCACCAGGCCGAAGTGGGCGAGCAGGGGTACGTCGGCCGCGGCCATCGGAATCCCGATCGCCGCACCCGCGATCGAGCCGAAGCTCCAGCCCGCGTGGAAGCGCGGCATCACCGTCCGGTCGAGCCGGCGCTCGACCTCGGCGGCCTCGACGTTCATCGCGACGTCCCAGATGCCGATGCCGATGCCGTGCAGGAACAACCCGAGGGCGGCGAGTGGCACCAGCTCGGCGACGCCCGCGCCGATCGCGGCGAGCACCAGGCCGCACGCGTCGAACGCCGCCCCCAGCCGGACGACGGTCGCCGCACTGGAGCGCTGGATGAGCGCCCCGGTGGTCGGCAGGGTCAGCACTGACCCGGCCGCGATCGCCAGGAGCAGCAGCCCGAGCTCGCCGTTGCCGAGGTCGAGGTGCTCGCGCACGAGCGGGATCCGGGAGACGAGGGTCGCGAACAGCAGCCCGTTGAGGGCGAACGAGAGGCCCACGGCGTTGCGGGCGGGGATCACCTCGGTGGGCACACGCCGCAGTTCATCAGAAGCCGTGTCGCTCGCGCGCCTCGGCCAGCCAGAGTCCGACCAGCGGGACCCGCCACTCCTCGCACTGGGCGACCGCCCGGTCGGCGTACGACGTCGCGGCCTCGCGGTCGCCCGCAGCCGCGGCCGCCAGCGCCAGGTAGGCGCGCACCGGGCCGACGTTCAGGTCGGAGCCGAACGAGCAGGCCAGGTCGGCCAGCGGCTCCAGCACCTTGCGGCAGGCGGCGCCGAGCTCGGCGTCCGCGAGCCGGAGCGCCACCTCGGCGGCGAAGCAGGCGTTGGCGAGGGACACGATGGTATCCTGCTCGACCCGGGCGCCGTGCTCGGCGTGATGGGCGCGGGCCTCCTCCTCACGACCGGCGCGCAGCAGGAACGCCGTCACCACCGCCGGGACCTCATGGGCCGGGCCGGACCAGGACGCCAGCAGCGCGACCACCTCGGCGCAGCGTCCCTCCCACAGCCGGACCGCGATGGTGGCGCTGACGACCGCGTGGTCGGCGAAGTCGTGCGAGATCTGGCGCGCGGTGCGAGCGAGGTGCTCGAGACGCTCGGCGCACCGGTCGAACCGGCCGGCCATGGCCAGCCACGGGATCTCGGCGCTGTCCAGGACGGTCTCGCCGTACGCGATCCGCAGTCGGCGCGCCTCCTCGCGCGCCTCCCGGACGGCTTCGTCGAACTCGGGGCGGCGGCCCAGCTCGCCGTACGCCACGGCCTGCAGGCACGCGGAGACCAGGTGCGCGCGTTCCTCGCCGAGCTCGGCCGCCAGCGCCATCGACTCGGTGGTCCACGCCAGCCGCTCCGCAGCGGTGCGGGCCACCCAGAGGGACACGCAGGCGACCTGGCAGGCGTCGACCAGGAGCATGTCGTCGCCCAGCCGGCGGGC encodes the following:
- a CDS encoding histidine phosphatase family protein, with product MVVRLFLARHGLAEYETELVTDDGGSLTVEGRAQARELGRRLEAEGIAAVWCSPLSRAVQTAEIAAGVLGVGVTVREGLREYGVGSLAGTSGSEREVIGPVFERWVDGDDEATIPGGEVVSESIERVVRVLTEVADRHEGESVLVVSHGGAVMATLPVLVGRPRTTAWHLLLGGGGYVELVRDGRAWSVTRETPDLG
- a CDS encoding protein meaA yields the protein MSDKARPVRDRPWVMRTYAGHSTAEASNALYRTNLAKGQTGLSVAFDLPTQTGYDPDSVMARGEVGKVGVPVPHLGEMRKLFADIPLGEMNTSMTINATAMWLLAMYQVVAEEQYPDLTPEEVAATLAGTTQNDIIKEYLSRGTYVFPPEHSLRLIGDMIAYTVHQIPKWNPINICSYHLQEAGATPTQELAYALCTAIAVLDQVRASGQVDEADFEKVVGRISFFVNAGVRFVEETCKMRAFVQLWEEITAERYGVQDPKMRRFRYGVQVNSLGLTEAQPENNVQRIVLEMLGVTLSKNARARALQLPAWNEALGLPRPWDQQWSLRMQQVLAFESDLLEYDDIFDGSHVIAAKVAELVEGAKAEIDRVQAMGGAIAAVESGYMKQELVSSHAVRRGRIESGDEIIVGVNRFDTTEPSPLTADLDGAIMAADPEAERTAIASVEAWKAERDEDEVAAALATLAEAAKTDANLMAATLVAARAGATTGEWAGVLREVFGEFRAPTGVSGAVGVADAGADLTAVRERVRQTGEELAGNKGGRLRLLVGKPGLDGHSNGAEQVAVRARDAGFEVVYQGIRLTPEQIVSAAVAEDVHCVGLSILSGSHMELVPAVLDGLRAAGLDDVPVIVGGIIPDSDARKLREGGVAAVYTPKDFGLTEIMGGIVEVIRRANGLD
- a CDS encoding STAS domain-containing protein, with amino-acid sequence MDITTDGPVLVLSGAFDGRSTMEVRNALYELLAQHDGDVVVDLTGVETIDLTALKVLAVATRQAVRDGHRLTLRGCRPAVRRMLHMSRLIRVLEVERAAATA
- a CDS encoding cob(I)yrinic acid a,c-diamide adenosyltransferase, with product MVNLTRIYTRTGDGGETRLGDMSTTTKNDLRLHAYADVDEANATIGLALAGGGIEDDVVALLTRVQNDLFDVGADFCTPVVPDPEYPPLRIEQEYVDRLEGWCDQYNESLAALRSFILNGGTPAAAHLHVARTVVRRAERSAWAAFEEHHETMNKVAIAYLNRLSDLLFILARHANRAQGDVLWVPGGERG
- a CDS encoding SelT/SelW/SelH family protein is translated as MPAPRVLITYCTQCRWLLRAQWYAGELLTTFADELGEVALAPTTGGVFRIDVDGEPVWNRKRDGGFPEITELKRRVRDLVAPEKSLGHADRAES
- a CDS encoding MFS transporter, which produces MPTEVIPARNAVGLSFALNGLLFATLVSRIPLVREHLDLGNGELGLLLLAIAAGSVLTLPTTGALIQRSSAATVVRLGAAFDACGLVLAAIGAGVAELVPLAALGLFLHGIGIGIWDVAMNVEAAEVERRLDRTVMPRFHAGWSFGSIAGAAIGIPMAAADVPLLAHFGLVAAVALSLAVLTSRSFLPAEPEPGESAGRAASAWAEPRTLAIGAMVLAFALVEGTANDWLALALIDGYDARHWVGVAGFSLFVCAMTAGRLLGPVVLDRFGRVPVLRLTAVAAVAGIALVVLGQHPLLVALGILVWGLGASLGFPVGMSAAADDRARSAARVSVVSTIGYTAFLAGPPLLGVVGDHVGTLEALLVVAVLMVPAALSASAARTGPDGGQ